In Canis lupus baileyi chromosome X, mCanLup2.hap1, whole genome shotgun sequence, one DNA window encodes the following:
- the POU3F4 gene encoding POU domain, class 3, transcription factor 4: MATAASNPYSILSSSSLVHADSSGMQQGSPFRNPQKLLQSDYLQGVPSNGHPLGHHWVTSLGDGGPWSSTLATNPLDQQDVKPGREDLQLGAIIHHRSPHVAHHSPHTNHPNAWGANPAPNPSITSSGQPLNVYSQPGFTVSGMLEHGGLTPPPGSASAQSLHPVLRDPPDHSDLGSHHCQDHSDEETPTSDELEQFAKQFKQRRIKLGFTQADVGLALGTLYGNVFSQTTICRFEALQLSFKNMCKLKPLLNKWLEEADSSTGSPTSIDKIAAQGRKRKKRTSIEVSVKGVLETHFLKCPKPAAQEISSLADSLQLEKEVVRVWFCNRRQKEKRMTPPGDQQPHEVYSHTVKTDTSCRDL; the protein is encoded by the coding sequence ATGGCCACAGCTGCCTCGAATCCCTACAGCATTCTCAGTTCTAGCTCCCTAGTCCATGCGGACTCCTCGGGTATGCAGCAGGGGAGTCCTTTCCGAAACCCTCAGAAACTTCTCCAAAGTGATTACTTGCAGGGAGTTCCTAGCAATGGGCATCCTCTCGGGCATCATTGGGTGACCAGTCTGGGCGATGGAGGCCCATGGTCCTCCACACTGGCCACCAACCCTCTGGACCAGCAGGACGTGAAGCCCGGGCGCGAAGATCTACAGCTGGGTGCGATCATCCATCACCGCTCACCGCACGTCGCTCACCACTCTCCGCACACTAACCACCCGAATGCCTGGGGGGCTAACCCAGCTCCGAACCCGTCCATCACGTCCAGCGGCCAACCCCTTAACGTGTACTCGCAGCCTGGCTTCACAGTGAGTGGCATGCTGGAGCACGGAGGGCTCACCCCACCACCAGGCTCTGCCTCTGCACAGAGCCTACACCCCGTGCTCCGGGATCCCCCAGACCACAGCGATCTAGGCTCGCACCACTGCCAGGACCACTCAGACGAGGAGACACCAACCTCGGATGAGTTGGAACAGTTCGCCAAACAGTTCAAACAAAGAAGAATCAAGTTGGGCTTCACGCAAGCCGATGTGGGGCTGGCGCTGGGCACACTGTATGGCAACGTGTTCTCACAGACCACTATCTGCAGGTTCGAGGCCTTGCAGCTGAGCTTCAAGAACATGTGCAAGCTGAAGCCGCTGTTGAACAAGTGGCTGGAAGAGGCCGATTCGTCCACGGGGAGCCCGACCAGCATTGACAAAATCGCCGCTCAGGGCCGTAAGCGCAAGAAGCGAACCTCCATCGAGGTGAGTGTCAAGGGCGTTCTGGAAACGCATTTCCTCAAGTGTCCCAAGCCTGCGGCGCAGGAGATTTCCTCGCTGGCAGACAGCCTTCAGTTGGAGAAAGAAGTGGTGCGTGTCTGGTTCTGTAAtcgaagacagaaagagaaaagaatgactCCACCAGGGGATCAGCAGCCACATGAGGTTTATTCGCACACGGTGAAAACAGACACGTCCTGCCGCGATCTCTGA